A genomic window from Thermococcus nautili includes:
- a CDS encoding DUF2067 family protein, translating to MRAKKVITIHVKSDVEKEEFMKELQRLRLPAFIYVHGKLDSLKINVQGTKDDIREAIRKIREIHNRVRAKLYPDRRGLYHYTVDDLLREAGTSVSTAIILRTLELLGETAELRDNELVTSLPWGEAVELVRKLGEALSEIALQTTRQIREVVVPVSVAFNLEPDEVIEKLVELGLAEWKEDKFKYELVKNKEQALEELLKALSGDADED from the coding sequence ATGAGGGCCAAGAAGGTAATAACGATTCACGTCAAGAGCGACGTGGAAAAGGAGGAGTTCATGAAGGAGCTCCAGAGGCTCCGCCTGCCGGCTTTCATCTACGTCCACGGCAAGCTCGACTCGCTGAAGATAAACGTCCAGGGAACGAAGGACGACATAAGGGAGGCGATAAGGAAGATACGAGAGATTCACAACCGCGTAAGGGCCAAACTTTATCCTGACAGGCGCGGGCTCTACCACTACACCGTTGACGACCTCCTGCGCGAGGCCGGAACGAGCGTCTCAACGGCCATAATCCTGAGAACCCTCGAACTCCTCGGCGAAACGGCGGAGCTGAGAGATAATGAGCTCGTAACTTCCCTCCCCTGGGGCGAGGCGGTTGAACTCGTGAGAAAGCTCGGCGAGGCTCTATCTGAAATCGCGCTCCAGACGACGAGGCAGATTAGAGAAGTGGTGGTTCCCGTCAGCGTCGCCTTCAACCTTGAGCCCGACGAGGTGATAGAAAAGCTTGTCGAGCTCGGCCTGGCGGAGTGGAAGGAGGATAAGTTTAAATACGAACTGGTCAAGAACAAGGAGCAGGCCTTAGAAGAGCTGTTGAAAGCTTTATCGGGTGATGCTGATGAGGATTGA
- a CDS encoding DNA-directed RNA polymerase subunit L, with translation MRIEVIKREENLLEFYLEGEDHTFANLLNEVLHENEHVKFAGYTIEHPILMARKPRFKVVTDGKVKPEEVLEEAAQKIFDRARVLLDAWKKALE, from the coding sequence ATGAGGATTGAGGTTATAAAGCGCGAGGAGAACCTGCTGGAGTTCTATCTTGAGGGAGAGGACCACACCTTCGCCAACCTGCTCAATGAGGTGCTCCACGAGAACGAGCACGTCAAGTTCGCCGGCTACACCATCGAGCACCCGATTCTTATGGCCAGAAAGCCCCGCTTCAAGGTCGTTACCGACGGCAAGGTCAAGCCGGAGGAAGTCCTTGAGGAGGCCGCGCAGAAGATATTCGACCGCGCGAGGGTTCTTCTCGACGCCTGGAAGAAGGCCCTCGAATGA
- the uppS gene encoding polyprenyl diphosphate synthase yields the protein MIYRLLSHIPHIIFRPAYDLYERYLLEKVKSGNIPRHVAIIMDGNRRWARKLEKPPWYGHFFGSRKLEEILEWCRELGIRTLTVYAFSTENFKRSPEEVNALMNLFEEKFKELVEDERVHRYGIRVNVIGRKEMLPENVRKAAEEAERVTRKYGNYTLNIALAYGGRSEIADAVKEIVSDVLAGKLKPEEIDEDLIKRYLYYPNMPDPDIVIRTGGEIRISNFLLYQIAYSELFFVDVYFPEFRKIDFLRIIREFQKRQRRFGR from the coding sequence ATGATTTACAGGCTCCTCTCCCACATCCCCCACATTATTTTTAGGCCTGCCTACGACCTCTACGAGCGCTATCTCCTGGAGAAGGTTAAATCGGGGAACATTCCAAGGCATGTGGCAATCATAATGGACGGGAACCGGCGGTGGGCCCGGAAGCTCGAGAAACCCCCCTGGTACGGTCACTTCTTCGGCTCGCGAAAACTTGAAGAAATCCTCGAATGGTGCCGGGAGCTCGGAATAAGGACGCTGACCGTTTACGCTTTCTCAACCGAGAACTTCAAGCGCTCCCCCGAGGAGGTAAACGCCCTCATGAACCTCTTCGAGGAGAAGTTCAAGGAGCTCGTTGAGGACGAGAGGGTTCACAGGTACGGGATAAGGGTCAACGTCATCGGGAGGAAGGAGATGCTCCCCGAGAACGTCAGGAAGGCGGCGGAGGAAGCCGAGAGGGTTACCAGAAAGTACGGCAACTACACCCTCAACATCGCCCTGGCCTACGGCGGAAGGAGCGAGATTGCAGACGCGGTGAAGGAGATAGTGAGCGACGTTTTGGCTGGAAAGCTCAAACCGGAAGAGATAGACGAGGACCTGATAAAGCGCTACCTCTACTATCCCAACATGCCCGACCCTGACATCGTGATAAGGACAGGCGGTGAGATAAGGATAAGCAACTTCCTCCTCTACCAGATAGCCTACAGCGAGCTGTTCTTCGTGGACGTCTACTTCCCGGAGTTCAGGAAGATTGACTTCCTCAGAATCATCCGCGAGTTCCAGAAGAGGCAGAGGCGCTTTGGGCGGTAG
- a CDS encoding COG1470 family protein yields the protein MRFKLCALLIVMLLLVHMPAVSSEGSSLLSVTVLNDTIPALPGSTIVVPFSITNLGNETINNVTVYVTGPAQGFQYSVKVIRTPIEPGKSVNDTITVNVLNVPPGKYNLTLVARAGNFYSTAKFVVSVGVLSDYSLSVEVGGKYIYGNDVVITLKAISKSNGVLLGSLGYKIVREGVILKSYENSTYLNPGEVWEKVIVLKKPDVGNYTVVLWANFGGKYKRVVKTFEVYQRKLQYEVYFRDGAIYVRVFNSTGGVPGIAVSIDNVTFKTDVDGEVSYLVNEPGVYRVTLNLDGRIVTTFVDVKKLIVSPRVLNGSIVVRLMDSTGVPVSNVTVVASGPLGTDYSVTNSSGIAVVNLNKTGYGSIVIKAESDRYLPGEAVVTVSKPPSPTTSSSSQTQAPTSTSSPSNTTAQFPPGTSEATPSGSTHVGLILILAGLILAGTSYLAFAVPIVHEETLDRYYFLKVRAPRLRPLKNYRVERAVNAVEVRVTRGNAKLENGKLVWELDLEPGEEAYLQAVLG from the coding sequence ATGAGGTTTAAATTGTGCGCCCTCCTGATTGTCATGCTCCTGCTGGTTCACATGCCAGCCGTTTCGTCCGAGGGCTCATCCCTTCTGAGCGTTACGGTTCTCAACGACACCATTCCCGCACTTCCGGGGAGCACCATTGTCGTTCCGTTCTCGATAACCAACCTTGGAAACGAGACGATAAACAACGTTACCGTTTACGTTACCGGGCCTGCTCAGGGCTTTCAGTACAGTGTTAAGGTGATAAGGACCCCCATCGAGCCTGGAAAGAGTGTGAACGACACGATAACGGTCAACGTCCTCAACGTTCCGCCCGGGAAGTACAATCTGACCCTCGTCGCGAGGGCCGGGAACTTCTATTCAACCGCGAAGTTCGTGGTTTCCGTTGGTGTTCTCTCGGACTATTCCCTCTCCGTTGAGGTGGGAGGCAAGTACATATACGGAAACGACGTTGTCATTACCCTGAAGGCAATCTCCAAGTCCAACGGCGTTCTTCTGGGTTCCCTCGGCTATAAAATAGTCAGAGAAGGCGTTATTCTGAAGAGCTACGAGAACTCGACGTACCTGAACCCGGGCGAGGTCTGGGAGAAGGTAATCGTCCTGAAAAAGCCCGACGTTGGCAACTACACAGTGGTGCTCTGGGCGAACTTTGGAGGTAAATACAAGAGGGTCGTGAAGACGTTTGAGGTGTACCAGAGAAAGCTCCAATATGAGGTCTACTTCCGCGACGGTGCAATCTACGTTCGTGTCTTTAACTCCACGGGGGGAGTCCCTGGCATAGCGGTCTCCATAGACAACGTTACCTTCAAGACAGACGTTGACGGTGAGGTTTCCTACCTCGTTAACGAACCCGGCGTTTACAGGGTAACCCTCAACCTCGACGGGAGGATTGTAACGACCTTCGTGGACGTCAAGAAGCTAATCGTCAGCCCGCGCGTCCTCAACGGCTCCATCGTGGTCAGGCTCATGGACTCAACCGGTGTTCCGGTTTCCAACGTGACGGTTGTGGCATCGGGGCCGCTCGGTACGGACTATTCGGTGACCAACTCCTCGGGCATCGCGGTTGTGAACCTTAACAAGACCGGCTACGGAAGCATCGTCATCAAAGCCGAGAGCGACCGCTACCTCCCGGGTGAGGCTGTAGTGACGGTTTCAAAGCCCCCTTCCCCCACAACGTCAAGCTCCAGCCAAACCCAGGCTCCGACTAGCACATCCTCACCCTCGAACACTACCGCCCAGTTCCCTCCCGGGACATCAGAAGCCACACCAAGTGGCTCAACTCACGTAGGACTAATCCTAATCCTCGCCGGGTTAATCCTCGCGGGAACCTCCTACCTCGCCTTTGCCGTTCCAATAGTCCACGAGGAAACCCTCGACCGCTACTACTTCCTCAAGGTCCGCGCCCCGAGGCTCCGCCCGCTGAAGAACTACCGCGTTGAGCGTGCAGTTAATGCTGTTGAGGTGCGCGTGACAAGGGGCAACGCAAAACTCGAGAACGGAAAGCTCGTCTGGGAGCTCGACCTTGAGCCGGGTGAAGAGGCCTACCTCCAGGCCGTTCTAGGCTGA
- a CDS encoding gamma carbonic anhydrase family protein, with translation MAIYEFNGKKPKIHPTAFVDESASVIGDVVLEEKTSVWPSAVLRGDIEQIYIGCCSNVQDNVSIHTSHNQPTIIGKYVTIGHNAVVHGAEIGDYVIIGMGSVILDGAKIGKHVVIGAGALVPPGKEIPDYSLVLGVPGKVVRQLTEEEIEWTKKNAEIYMELAEKHLKSRKRLE, from the coding sequence ATGGCGATTTACGAGTTCAACGGAAAGAAGCCGAAGATTCACCCAACCGCTTTTGTTGACGAGAGCGCCTCCGTCATTGGGGACGTCGTTCTGGAGGAGAAGACGAGCGTCTGGCCTTCGGCGGTTCTCAGGGGCGACATCGAGCAGATTTACATCGGTTGCTGTTCCAACGTTCAGGACAACGTGAGCATACACACCTCCCACAACCAGCCAACGATTATCGGAAAGTACGTCACCATCGGCCACAACGCCGTCGTTCACGGAGCGGAGATAGGCGACTACGTCATCATCGGTATGGGCTCCGTAATCCTCGATGGCGCGAAGATAGGGAAGCACGTCGTCATCGGCGCCGGGGCTCTCGTCCCGCCGGGCAAGGAGATTCCTGACTACAGCCTCGTCCTCGGCGTTCCGGGCAAGGTCGTGAGACAGCTCACCGAGGAGGAAATCGAGTGGACGAAGAAGAACGCGGAAATCTACATGGAGCTCGCCGAGAAGCACCTCAAATCAAGGAAGAGGCTTGAGTGA
- the sppA gene encoding signal peptide peptidase SppA, whose product MRENIWKYVSAVLALLLALSVVAIAVLYQATSPIAVSPNATAPAVVETPLNVTCNGTSSYQLSQLKDEVAYLRSLINGTGGKTIAIVPIFGIINEYTALEVVPLLRKIASNDSIGGVLLWIESPGGDVGPVMDIYSAVKKLALVKSVVAYSGGIMASGGYYIASGADKIVASPLAEVGSIGVLYVHYDLQENYQRNGVKVEVFKTGPYKDMGAEWRGLTDEEKKIIANMVNTYFQAFLQAVSEGRNMSVSEVKKFATGRTWFAENVTGTLVDETGGMDTAMATLEKLMNVTSARVVIYKNLETPSNFGITGSKALYLDPSYLEPYLRG is encoded by the coding sequence ATGAGGGAGAACATATGGAAGTACGTCTCGGCCGTCCTCGCTCTTCTGCTCGCGCTCTCAGTTGTGGCAATCGCGGTGCTCTACCAGGCGACTTCCCCGATAGCGGTTTCACCAAACGCGACTGCCCCCGCGGTAGTGGAAACTCCCCTAAACGTTACCTGCAACGGGACATCAAGCTACCAGCTCAGCCAGCTGAAGGACGAAGTTGCCTACCTGCGCTCGCTCATCAACGGGACGGGAGGAAAAACGATAGCCATCGTCCCGATTTTCGGGATAATAAACGAGTACACGGCCCTTGAAGTCGTCCCCCTTCTGAGGAAAATCGCGAGCAACGATTCAATCGGAGGGGTTCTCCTGTGGATTGAGAGCCCCGGCGGTGATGTCGGCCCCGTTATGGACATCTACTCCGCAGTCAAGAAACTCGCCCTCGTCAAATCAGTGGTTGCCTATTCCGGCGGAATAATGGCGTCCGGCGGCTACTACATAGCCAGCGGGGCCGACAAGATAGTCGCGAGTCCGCTCGCAGAGGTGGGGAGCATTGGCGTTCTGTACGTTCACTACGACCTGCAGGAGAACTATCAGAGGAACGGGGTAAAGGTTGAGGTCTTCAAGACCGGTCCTTACAAGGACATGGGTGCCGAGTGGAGGGGACTAACGGATGAGGAGAAGAAAATCATAGCCAACATGGTAAACACCTACTTCCAGGCGTTCCTTCAGGCGGTGAGCGAGGGCAGGAACATGAGCGTCTCTGAGGTCAAGAAGTTCGCCACAGGAAGGACGTGGTTCGCCGAGAACGTCACCGGAACGCTCGTGGACGAGACCGGTGGAATGGACACTGCCATGGCGACCCTCGAAAAGTTAATGAACGTTACGAGCGCAAGGGTTGTGATATACAAGAACCTTGAAACTCCAAGCAACTTCGGAATAACCGGAAGTAAGGCGCTCTACCTCGACCCGAGTTACCTTGAACCTTACCTGAGGGGGTGA
- a CDS encoding ribonuclease III family protein, whose translation MRYERDFTDKGLAKFGDSLLNFAFSLALSEYLGRPTGERVPNASLSIALEMSGLRKLAPPRSDKHARGDVAEAIFAYAWLEGIITIDEAARIIRENLSEDVTHFTRKKEAIGKALAVLYREIGKRLELEAR comes from the coding sequence ATGAGGTACGAGAGGGACTTCACGGACAAGGGATTGGCCAAGTTCGGGGATTCGCTCCTCAACTTTGCGTTCTCCCTGGCGTTGAGCGAGTACCTCGGAAGGCCGACCGGCGAGAGGGTTCCGAACGCTTCTTTGAGCATAGCCCTTGAGATGTCTGGATTGAGAAAGCTCGCCCCGCCGAGGAGCGACAAGCACGCGAGGGGAGACGTTGCCGAGGCAATATTCGCCTACGCGTGGCTCGAGGGCATTATAACGATTGATGAAGCGGCCAGGATAATCCGCGAGAATCTGAGCGAGGACGTCACACACTTCACGAGGAAGAAAGAGGCGATAGGAAAGGCCCTCGCGGTTCTCTACAGGGAAATCGGGAAAAGGCTGGAATTAGAGGCTCGTTAG
- a CDS encoding threonine--tRNA ligase, protein MRMLLIHADYLEYEVRDKALKNPEPISDEQKKGRLDEVLAVFISVEKVDEANPDEVVEKAIAEIEDVAKQVKAERIFVYPFAHLSSELAKPGVALEILKKIEEKLREKGYEVKRAPFGYYKAFKLSCKGHPLAELSRTIVPEEGVSKEERNIALEKEEKELVSYWYILTPEGELIEVDKFDFTGHENLKKFVNYEIAKNRIADREPPHVKLMLEHELVDYEPGSDGGNLRYYPKGRLIKGLLEQYVTEKVVEYGAMEVETPIMYDFEHPALEKYLNRFPARQYIVKSGDKKFFLRFAACFGQFLIKKDAIISYRNLPLRMYELTRYSFRREKSGELSGLRRLRAFTMPDMHTVAKDLKQAMDEFKKQYKLSMEVLKGVGLTPDDYEVAIRFTRDFWEENKDFIVELARIIGKPVLIEMWDQRFFYFILKFEFNFVDNLDKAAALSTVQIDVENAERFGITYYDEEGKERYPLILHCSPSGAIERVMYAILEKQAKLQAQGKKPAFPLWLSPIQVRVIPVSDDVMDYALYVAGKLEGAKIRVDVDDTNDRLNKKIRKAEKEWIPYIIVVGRNEKEQNTVTVRRREDGKQLEMQLEDLIREIRQKTEGFPYKPRPLPLLLSRRPKFRG, encoded by the coding sequence ATGAGAATGCTTCTGATACACGCCGACTACCTCGAGTACGAGGTCAGGGATAAGGCCTTGAAGAACCCCGAGCCCATAAGCGACGAGCAGAAGAAGGGCAGACTCGACGAAGTTCTGGCGGTTTTCATAAGCGTTGAGAAGGTTGACGAGGCAAACCCCGACGAGGTCGTCGAGAAGGCCATAGCCGAGATAGAGGACGTTGCGAAGCAGGTCAAGGCCGAGAGGATATTCGTTTACCCCTTCGCCCACCTCAGCAGTGAGCTGGCGAAGCCGGGCGTCGCCCTTGAGATACTCAAGAAGATAGAGGAGAAGCTCCGCGAGAAGGGCTACGAGGTCAAGCGCGCTCCCTTCGGCTACTACAAGGCCTTCAAGCTGAGCTGTAAGGGACACCCATTAGCTGAGCTCAGCAGGACCATAGTCCCTGAGGAGGGCGTTTCAAAGGAGGAGCGCAACATAGCGCTGGAGAAGGAGGAGAAGGAGCTCGTCAGCTACTGGTACATCCTCACCCCAGAGGGAGAGCTCATAGAGGTTGACAAGTTTGACTTCACCGGTCACGAGAACCTGAAGAAGTTCGTCAACTACGAGATAGCCAAGAACAGGATTGCCGACAGGGAACCACCGCACGTCAAGCTCATGCTGGAGCACGAGCTCGTTGACTACGAGCCGGGAAGCGACGGCGGAAACCTCCGCTACTACCCGAAGGGACGCCTTATAAAGGGCCTCCTCGAGCAGTACGTCACCGAGAAGGTCGTCGAGTATGGAGCGATGGAAGTGGAAACCCCGATTATGTACGACTTTGAGCACCCCGCTTTAGAGAAGTACCTCAACCGCTTCCCGGCGAGGCAGTACATCGTCAAGAGCGGCGACAAGAAGTTCTTCCTCCGCTTCGCGGCCTGCTTCGGCCAGTTCCTCATCAAGAAGGACGCGATAATCAGCTACCGCAACCTTCCGCTCAGGATGTACGAGCTTACAAGGTACTCCTTCAGGCGCGAGAAGAGCGGTGAGCTCTCGGGCCTCAGACGCCTCAGGGCCTTCACGATGCCCGATATGCACACCGTGGCGAAAGACCTCAAGCAGGCGATGGACGAGTTCAAGAAGCAGTACAAGCTCAGCATGGAGGTTCTTAAGGGCGTTGGGCTAACTCCAGACGACTACGAGGTTGCCATAAGGTTCACCCGCGACTTCTGGGAGGAGAACAAAGACTTCATCGTCGAGCTGGCGAGGATAATCGGCAAGCCTGTCTTGATAGAGATGTGGGATCAGAGGTTCTTCTACTTCATCCTCAAGTTCGAGTTCAACTTCGTTGATAACCTCGACAAGGCGGCCGCTCTGAGCACCGTCCAGATTGACGTCGAGAACGCCGAGCGCTTCGGCATAACCTACTACGACGAAGAAGGCAAGGAGCGCTACCCGCTCATACTCCACTGCTCCCCGAGCGGAGCCATCGAGCGCGTTATGTACGCAATCCTCGAGAAGCAGGCCAAGCTCCAGGCCCAGGGCAAGAAGCCGGCCTTCCCGCTCTGGCTCAGCCCGATACAGGTTAGAGTGATTCCGGTCAGCGATGACGTCATGGACTACGCGCTCTACGTGGCAGGAAAGCTCGAGGGCGCGAAAATAAGGGTGGACGTCGATGACACCAACGACAGGCTCAACAAGAAGATAAGGAAGGCCGAGAAGGAGTGGATACCCTACATCATCGTCGTCGGCAGGAACGAGAAGGAGCAGAACACCGTCACCGTCAGGAGGAGGGAGGACGGCAAACAGCTTGAGATGCAGTTGGAGGACCTCATCAGGGAAATCAGGCAGAAGACGGAAGGCTTCCCCTACAAGCCGAGGCCCCTACCGCTTCTCCTCAGCAGGAGGCCCAAGTTCAGGGGCTGA
- a CDS encoding exosome complex RNA-binding protein Csl4 — MEDRKVKNGDLVLPGDYLGVIEEFMPGEGVREENGELYATRAGKVRINPEKMEISVEPITDTPPLPKVGDIVLARVIEVKPQAVIVQLLQIEGRENDREIATSKLAGIHISQVKEGFVEDITKEFKIGDVVRAKVIANEKSPIQLSTKGKDLGVVYALCSRCRTPLIRRGDKLICPRCGNVETRKLSPYYRKLKVSL; from the coding sequence ATGGAAGATAGGAAGGTTAAAAACGGTGACCTTGTCCTCCCCGGAGATTACCTCGGGGTCATAGAGGAGTTCATGCCTGGCGAAGGGGTTAGAGAGGAGAACGGCGAACTTTACGCAACCAGAGCGGGCAAGGTTAGAATCAACCCGGAGAAGATGGAGATAAGCGTTGAGCCTATAACCGACACACCGCCTCTTCCAAAGGTCGGGGACATAGTCCTCGCGAGGGTCATAGAGGTCAAGCCACAGGCCGTAATCGTCCAGCTCCTCCAGATAGAGGGTCGCGAGAACGACAGGGAGATAGCGACCTCAAAGCTCGCCGGAATTCACATCTCGCAGGTCAAGGAAGGGTTTGTTGAGGACATAACCAAGGAGTTCAAAATTGGCGACGTGGTCAGGGCGAAGGTTATAGCCAACGAGAAGAGCCCGATACAGCTCTCGACGAAAGGAAAGGACCTCGGCGTCGTTTACGCCCTCTGCTCCCGTTGCAGAACGCCCCTCATCAGGCGCGGGGACAAGCTAATCTGCCCGCGCTGTGGAAACGTCGAGACGAGAAAGCTCTCCCCCTACTACAGAAAGCTGAAGGTGTCTCTATGA
- the hjc gene encoding Holliday junction resolvase Hjc: MRYRRGASAERELIRLLEGVGFAVLRSAGSHRVDLVAGNGRDYLCIEVKSTRSKRLYISSEDVEKLVSFAESFGGKPVLAVKFINVGWRFYFPGELRKSGKNYRVEVGDAFHTLEELVGKQRTLDGVIGDEV, translated from the coding sequence ATGAGGTACAGGAGAGGTGCCAGCGCCGAACGGGAGCTGATACGACTCCTTGAAGGGGTTGGCTTTGCGGTCCTCCGCTCGGCGGGGAGCCACAGGGTTGACCTCGTCGCGGGCAACGGAAGGGACTACCTGTGCATCGAGGTCAAGAGCACCCGCTCAAAGAGGCTCTACATATCATCTGAGGACGTTGAGAAGCTCGTTTCATTTGCCGAGAGCTTCGGCGGGAAGCCGGTCTTGGCCGTCAAGTTCATAAACGTGGGCTGGCGCTTCTACTTCCCCGGTGAGCTAAGGAAAAGCGGTAAGAACTACCGCGTTGAAGTTGGTGACGCGTTCCACACCCTCGAAGAGCTCGTCGGGAAGCAGAGAACCCTTGACGGGGTGATTGGCGATGAGGTTTAA
- a CDS encoding sugar phosphate isomerase/epimerase family protein gives MEIGVTIYPHFVTKDKSLASILADVKIKDYDFVSIFPHTLGLIKNGIVVEKKLRNIETTLRGVGISYIVRMPTSVNLRDHIYYTRHFRVAKAVADVAIKLGAKVIVMQSGRTGRLDLEIEAIQQLADMVGPFDIKIALENTFSVKDTLYVVENVERDNVGFALDVAHAFLSAQGNEEKLLEDVKLGTDKTVILMIHDNFGKLFPQVEPEDALAYGVGDLHLLPGEGKIPFGKVLRLFGDVPLLLKVKDPEKFSKIPSKQGLIELLTSL, from the coding sequence ATGGAGATTGGGGTGACAATCTATCCCCATTTCGTTACAAAGGACAAGAGCCTCGCGTCAATCCTGGCGGACGTCAAGATTAAGGACTACGACTTCGTTTCAATCTTCCCGCACACGCTCGGACTAATCAAGAACGGCATCGTCGTCGAGAAGAAGCTCAGGAACATCGAGACAACCCTCAGGGGAGTCGGGATAAGCTACATCGTCAGGATGCCGACTTCGGTTAACCTGCGCGACCACATCTACTACACGAGGCACTTCCGCGTCGCCAAGGCCGTCGCCGATGTTGCAATCAAGCTCGGCGCCAAGGTCATAGTCATGCAGAGCGGAAGGACCGGGAGGCTCGACCTCGAAATCGAGGCCATACAGCAGTTGGCCGACATGGTCGGACCCTTTGACATAAAGATAGCCCTCGAGAACACCTTCAGCGTCAAGGACACGCTCTACGTCGTTGAGAACGTCGAGAGGGATAACGTTGGCTTTGCCCTCGACGTGGCTCATGCCTTCCTCAGCGCCCAGGGCAACGAGGAGAAGCTCTTGGAAGATGTGAAGCTCGGCACCGACAAGACGGTAATCCTGATGATACACGACAACTTTGGAAAGCTCTTCCCGCAGGTCGAGCCAGAAGATGCCCTCGCCTACGGCGTTGGCGACCTCCACCTGCTCCCGGGCGAGGGTAAGATACCCTTCGGCAAGGTTCTCCGCCTGTTTGGCGACGTCCCGTTGCTCCTGAAGGTCAAGGACCCCGAGAAGTTCTCCAAGATACCGAGCAAGCAGGGGCTCATAGAACTGCTAACGAGCCTCTAA
- a CDS encoding mannosyltransferase family protein has protein sequence MAVRELTPREKGLIVVLAVLAGKLILLHAVGFRVEEFSFRWDGLHFITIAESGYFDVHELAFGPLFPLMIRALSKLGLETWLSAFLLANFLSFIPPFIVLRRWGPRPALFLALNPAYVLFTTAPYSEALALSLALAAYDLRDRKPEAAGVLLGLAVTAKYSMVLLAPAFILSREWKRFLIPFAVFCALLAAFFVQVSGSPFTYFEIERTWDSSLDGPIAQAKWLLGSWFVNQNWHVGDFRLRGVHWLLHHWAFLVPYTVGLFLLARRRRWADFTFSAPTVALQYLITGVPAVSASRLLLPAVPAWCALAETEDYVFITLIVAMLVGIHYAGLWHMEAFFG, from the coding sequence ATGGCAGTAAGAGAGCTAACTCCGAGAGAAAAGGGGCTCATAGTCGTCCTCGCCGTCCTCGCGGGAAAGCTCATTCTGCTCCACGCGGTCGGTTTCAGAGTCGAGGAGTTCTCCTTCCGCTGGGACGGCCTGCACTTCATCACCATAGCAGAAAGCGGCTACTTTGACGTTCATGAACTCGCCTTCGGCCCGCTCTTTCCCCTGATGATACGGGCACTCTCGAAGCTCGGGCTTGAGACGTGGCTCTCAGCCTTTCTGCTCGCGAACTTCCTGAGCTTCATACCGCCCTTTATAGTCCTCCGGAGGTGGGGCCCGAGACCGGCCCTTTTCTTGGCCCTCAACCCAGCGTACGTCCTCTTTACGACGGCCCCCTACAGTGAAGCCCTCGCGCTGAGCCTCGCTCTCGCGGCCTATGACCTCAGGGATAGGAAGCCCGAAGCAGCGGGCGTTCTCCTCGGGCTCGCGGTCACGGCAAAGTACTCAATGGTCCTCCTCGCCCCGGCTTTCATTCTCTCCAGGGAATGGAAGCGCTTCCTGATTCCCTTCGCGGTGTTCTGTGCCCTTCTCGCGGCGTTCTTCGTTCAAGTCAGTGGAAGTCCTTTCACGTACTTCGAAATCGAAAGAACTTGGGATTCCTCCCTCGACGGACCCATTGCGCAGGCGAAATGGCTCCTCGGGAGCTGGTTCGTGAATCAGAACTGGCACGTCGGGGACTTCAGGCTGAGGGGAGTACACTGGCTCCTCCACCACTGGGCCTTTCTCGTCCCCTACACGGTGGGGCTGTTCCTGCTCGCGAGGAGGAGGCGCTGGGCGGACTTCACGTTCTCGGCGCCGACCGTCGCTCTCCAGTACCTCATAACCGGCGTTCCTGCGGTGAGCGCTTCGAGGCTCCTCCTTCCGGCCGTTCCGGCGTGGTGCGCCCTTGCCGAGACCGAGGACTACGTTTTTATAACCCTCATCGTAGCGATGCTCGTCGGGATTCACTACGCGGGGCTGTGGCACATGGAGGCGTTCTTCGGGTGA
- a CDS encoding TBP-interacting protein produces MYSELSPGVKKVYTQVRYLDDYHWEIEGSTIIGIHKKSNVKVFIDVAKNKDEADSLAGKDVKGIHIVAIPDKGVFYIKNGSFVLTYRYLKATLADINDHIVWAGFKVVDDNGKLVQEDVYEYLGGALINHIKANVLAGQDYIFWQFYKCEECGKYVDIENLENHLKGHGIKLHEKSEEHYEIFELNFRDGKVYDKFGKEVKLDQFSEEAREFLNEVFSGTPPGG; encoded by the coding sequence ATGTACAGCGAACTGAGTCCCGGCGTTAAGAAGGTGTACACGCAGGTCCGCTACCTCGACGACTACCACTGGGAAATTGAGGGAAGCACGATAATAGGAATCCACAAGAAGAGCAACGTCAAGGTCTTCATCGATGTGGCCAAGAACAAGGACGAAGCCGATTCGCTCGCCGGGAAGGACGTTAAGGGAATCCACATAGTGGCCATCCCCGACAAGGGGGTTTTCTACATCAAGAACGGGAGCTTCGTGCTGACCTACCGCTACCTCAAGGCGACCCTCGCCGACATAAACGACCACATAGTCTGGGCCGGCTTCAAGGTCGTTGACGACAACGGCAAGCTCGTTCAGGAGGACGTCTACGAGTACCTCGGCGGTGCGCTGATAAACCACATAAAGGCCAACGTTTTAGCGGGCCAAGACTACATCTTCTGGCAGTTCTATAAGTGCGAGGAGTGCGGCAAGTACGTTGACATCGAGAACCTTGAGAACCACCTGAAGGGTCACGGAATAAAGCTCCACGAGAAGAGCGAGGAGCACTACGAGATATTCGAGCTCAACTTCAGGGACGGAAAGGTCTACGACAAGTTCGGCAAGGAGGTCAAGCTCGACCAGTTCAGCGAAGAGGCTCGGGAGTTCCTGAACGAGGTGTTCTCGGGAACGCCCCCGGGAGGGTGA